In Anthocerotibacter panamensis C109, the sequence CTCTTGGTCGCCTTTGGCGTCTCGACGCTACTTACCGTACTTGGGGCTGTGACGTTCGCACTCTTGCGCAAGCAGCAGCAAAAAAGCAAATAAAAAGCTGTCCTCTAGACGGCCAAACAAGATTAAGGAAATACTACTAATTGACCATTTATAGCTTAAAAGACCCTAAAAAAAGGGCCGGATGGCCCTTGAGGTCAGTTTTGTTCTGGAACGCTCCCACGCGATTCGGTCTCACGTCCGGCGCGGTACGTGTAGTAGTCGTAGTAGTTCTGCTTGTAGTAAGGTTCGTCGAGGGCATCCTCGGTCGTGGAGTTGATCACGAAGCCGACCAACTTTTTATCGTTGGGGGTGAAGCCATTCTTGGCATCGGCTAGGTATTGGGGCTTGAGCACCCCCCGAGAGCAGACAAAGAGGATGGCATCGGTATGGGCTGCGATGATCTGGCTATCGGCGAAAGCCATACTGGGCGGGGTGTCAATCAGGATGATGTCGTAATCCTCTTTGAGGACGGTCATCAGCGAAGCGAATCGTTGGGAGGAAAGCAGGGCTGCTGGGTTGGGCACCACTGGCCCGGAGGTTATGATCCCGAAGTCGAGGCGACCAATATCGCGCTGGACCACTTGAATGGGGAGCACCGAGGAGCTGGTCAGGACAACAGACAACCCCTCCCGGTTGGGGATGCCCAACAGCGCGTGCAAGGAAGGTCGTCTCAGATCACAGTCGATGAGCAGAACGCGCTTGCCCAACTCGACCAAGGCATTGGCGATGTAGAGCGAGCAGGTAGATTTACCTTCACTGGGAATGCAGGAAGTGATGAGGATGGTACGCAGTTCTTCCTCGGGCTTAGAGAACAGCAGGCGCGTCGCGATCTGGCGAAAACTCTCTTTGAAGCGGGAGTTCTCATAGGCACCCCGGTAGCGACCATAGGCGCTCTGGCGCTGGCTACGGCCCCTTCTGCGCCAACGCTGGACGTTTTGAACCAAAGTACGGAAGAAATTGGGGCGGGGGGCTTGCTCATCTGAGGAAGGGTCTGCTCCATCTAGGGCAAAGAACCCACGGACCGATGGCGAATAGGGCACATAGCCCAGGAAGGGGATACCCAAAATACGAGCAAAGTCCTCTTTGCGCCGCAGGCGGTTGTTGGTCAGCTCCAAATAGTAAGCGAGCAAGAAGCCCAGCACTAAGCCTCCAGCCAGCCCAAAGAGTCCGCTGTTGGTCGGCTTGGGGGCGATGGGATAGCCCGGTAACTCCGATGGCTCCAGGACACTCCAGGGGGTGACCTGCTGCACCGCAGCGAGGCGGAAGTTGTCTACTTTTTGGACGAGGTCATTGAGGCTACGCAGGCTGTTCTCGACTTGATTGGTGAGGTTGGTCTGTTCTACGACCTTGGCCGTCAAGCCATCCAGCCTTCCTCGTACCGAGCCCTTGGCCTGTTGTAGCGCCCGAATAGAAGCTTCCGTGGAGGCAATCTGCGTCTGAACTTGGACCAGTTGGGTGGTGAGCGTATCCCGAATTGGGTTAGCCAGGGTCAATTGAGGTGACTCCACACTCCCCTCTGCGACCGTCTCGCCTGACTCTGCGCCCAGAACCGTACTATCCACTAGGGGCTTGGCATCGCTCGTACCCTGGGGGGGCTTGGCTCTGCGAAACAGAGAATCCGAGAGGAGCATGGCAGTCTGTTTGGCAATCAAGGCTTCGATCGTAGCGATTTCCTTCCTGACCCCCTGTAAGGGTGGATAGCTCTCTTTGTAGGAAATCTGGTACTGAGCGAGCTGTCTGTATTTTTCTTGGAGGGTCGAGAGCAATTTCTGATAATAGGGGTCCTGGCTGAGTGCGGAACTGGCTAGGGCTTGGTCTTCACTCACCCCGCCCATGCGCTGATAGATCCTCTGGCGGGTTCCGAGTAGCCCCTTGAGGGCTAGATCCTGAGCCTGGAGGTCTCGGTCAATCTGCAACGTATTGGTAGACAGAGAACCCTGGAGCTGCGAGGGAGCAATCTCGCCGTTGCGGGTCAGAAAATCTTGATATTTTTGTTGGGCGACCTGGAGAGATTTGCGGGCCTGAGGGAGGGTAGCCTCCAGGTATTCGATGGCCTGACGGGCGGCAGCGCGGCGCGATTCGAGGTCATTTTGGATATAGGCTTTGCCCAGGGCATTTAAGAAAATCTGCACCCGCTCTGGGGAGGAATCACGGTAGACCACCGTCAAAATGGGGTTGATCTTATCCGTGACCGCCGTGATCGAGTACTGGAAAGCCCTCGGGTCCTCCCCAGAGAAGAGTGGTTGCGACTCCAGGGCTTTTTGGATCACCGCCCGACTTTTGATGATCTCCTCTCCGGTCAGCGCTGGGTCAAGAGCACTGGAGATCCCGTTAGCTACGCCTCCTCGCGTGGAGTCGGCTACGGCTACGTTGACATCTTTGATAAGCCGGATCTGGGATTCGTAGACGGGGGTCTGAGAGACTGAAAGCAGATACATCAAGGACCCGCAGAGCAGTCCTGTCAGGAGGATGATCCACCAGCGGTTTTTGAAGATGCCGAGATAAAAGCTGAGGTCCTGGCTGGCCTCTGAATTCTGTGCTTGCAACTCACTCATCGGGGGTACGTTCCTATAACTGCCTAAAGAGTATCAAAGTAAACAAGAGGTCGCGCAAGGGCGATACGGCGGTCGTTAAGCCCCGGTAGATGGAGTCAAAAAATCCTTCGGGACGCTTGGTGACCAGTAAAACGTCTCCAGAGCGCAGGTTATCGCTGGCGCCAAAGCCCCCCGTACCCAAATCGATGGCGGTACGCGTTACCTTACCTTCTTTGCTGCGCCGCGCCAGGAGTACGTCGTATTCCTTCTGAACCGCAGCGCTCAGGCCCGCTTGGGTGAGCGCAATGGGGACGAAGGAGGCGCTGGTGTCTAAGGCCACGTAAGCGTTGATGTCACCCAGGATACGGACTCTGATTTTGCCTGAGCCCAGCGAGGAACTGGTCAGCAGTTGGGCATCTAGGTCACTGCCGGGGGGCGCCTTGGGAATGACAATGCGGTCCCCGTCAGCCAGTAGAATATCCCGTTGCTGGCTGGACTGATCCGCAATCAGATCGAAGAGATTGAGTTTGCGGGTGCCGGTAACTTCTTGGGTGAGCAAGACACTGCGGACATCGGCCTCTTCAGTCACGCCGGCGGCGGCCTGGAGGAGGGTGGTCATGGTTGCCCCTGGTTTGAGTTCGTAGGGGCCGGGACGGTTGACTTCTCCAGTCAGGACCACATGCACCGGCCTGAGAGAAGACAGATTCACCGAGACGGTGGCGTTTTTGAAGTAGGTGCTGTAGCGTTCGTTGAGTAGTGCGGTCACTTCAGAGACTTCCAAACCCTCTACGGGCAACGTGCCCACAAGGGGCAACGAGAGGGTACCGTCAGGGAGAATCGCATAATCCCCAGCAATTTTGAGGGAGTCATCGTAGACGGGGGCATAGAAGATCCCGATGCGCAGTCCGTCTCCGGGGCCAACTCGGTAGGTAGACCGGGCCACGCCCAAGTCAAAACTTTGCTGCGCCAAGAGGGGCACTCCTCCAAATAGCTGGAGCAGCAAGATCACAACAAACCATGTATTTTTCATAAGCAAGTATTGGGGGTACGGGCAAAGAGCTTGGCGCAACTTGAACACAGGTCGGGACAACAACCAGGGAAGAGCAGATAAACCAGTCCCTAATCGGCAGGCAGTAACCCGCTCGGACCCGCTCGAGGAAGTCTTGATCCACCAGTGCTGGCTATGTGTATGGCTTAGATTTTGAACAGCATACACGTGTAGTCAACCTCCACAACAGTACCTAGGGGAGCCAAGATCTGGATTGATAGTAACGCAGGTTGGTTAAAAAAACCACTAAGGCTGGAACCGCTGACCGGCCTCAATTTCCGGGAAACCAAGTTTTTTCACCCCAGTGATAGGCCAAGGAAAAAAGATAGGTAAGCCATACAGTCAAGATCCCAAAGCCCAGAGCCCCGAAAAACGTTGTGTATCGCCCCAGAAGGTAGCCCAGCCCCAGCGCGACTGGATAGGCAAAAGGTTGATGGATCAGGTACAGATGATAGGAATCTACCGTACTCAGGTGGCGGAACAGCGCCAAACGTTGCAGCAGATGCGCCAGTCGGAAGCCCAGAATGGTCAATCCAGGGGTGAAAACCAGACTGCTCAAGGGGTAGGTGGGGGTGAACCAGTTCAACAGGTTGCCCAAGAGGACCAAGAGTAGGGCTACCAGTAGTGCCCAGGGCGTCAAGAGGGCTTGCGTCCACTGCTGTTGTGCAGCCCGGAACTTTTGTCCCAGAACCATACCTAGAGCGAAGAGGCACGGCTCTATCAGCAGGATGTCGTACCAAGCATTCTCGATGAGCCACCCTGCCTGGAGTAGCTGGTAAGCAATCATACTCACCAAGAATGTAGCTCCCAGGAGTACGGCGGCTCCCTTGTGCTTGAGGACCCAAAACATCCAGGGGAAGGCCAGATAGGCTCCCACAATCGCGGGCACAAACCACCAAGCGGGAGCAAAAAAACTGGCCCTGCCCTGCTGTGCCCAGGGATTAATTAAGAGGCTATGACTCACCAGCAGATTGACCGAGTCCGTGCTGACGAGCGCCTGTACCTGCGCCTGAATGCGGTCAAAAGGGGGGACTTCAAACTGGCTAAGCCCATAACGCAGGCTGAGAAAAGGAATCAAGAAAGCACCGGCTACCCAGTAAAAGGGCAACAGAACCCGCTTGAGGCGGCGCTGATACCACTTAAGCCAATAGCCCGACTCCTGCGGCCAGTTACCCAGACTCAAGCTGAGGGAGAAGCCACTAATAAGAATAAAGACTTCGACGGCCTCCCAACCAAAGCCACCCAGTAGACCCACCGTATTTGTCAAGAGCGCCGCCAGACCGCTGTGGCTGTCCAGCAGGAGATAGCGGGCGGTGTCCCAGGCCGTATTGCTATTGCGGTAGGCCCAGACCAGACTGCGAAAACCGGGCGGTGCCCCACTATTCGAGAACAGTCCTGCCTTCAGGCAAGCTCTGAGCCAGTGAAAGAGCACAATTTCCAGCGCACAGAGAAATCTAAGACCATCCAACCACTCTAGCCGCGTCTGAGAACGAGCCCCTTTCACTTGAGCAGCTCAAGCAACGGGTTGTTGCTCCGTCCATGCCGATGCTGGTCGAGTTTAGCTTCAATAAAATTGGTCATCTTCTGGATGAAGCGCTCCTCAGAGAATTGCATCGTGTGTAGCGCAATCTTCTCTGAATGCCAGGACCCTTGCTCCAGGCGAAAAAGGGCTGTGTTAAGCGCTTCTGCGGTCGCTTCACCAAAAAAGACCCCGGTCACGCCTTCAATCACGGTCTCTAGGGCTCCGCCTCGGGCATAAGCGACTACCGGGCGTCCGCAGGCCATGGCTTCCACCGGGGCGATCCCAAAATCTTCTTCTCCCGGAAAAATAAAGCCCCGGCAGCGCTGAAGATGACTGGTGACCACTTCATCGCTCTGGCGGCCCAGAAACTTGATGTTGGACTTTGCCCTTTGCTCAAGACGCGTGCGCTCAGGTCCGTCTCCAATAATGATTAGGGGGCGGCCATTGCGGTTGAACGCTTGGATGGCAAGGTCATGGCGCTTATAGCCAACCAGACGGCCCACCATCAAGTAAAAGTCTTCCCAGGTATCGTTCGGGGTGAAGCGGTGGACCTCGACGGGAGGATAGATCACCGTCGCCTCGCGTCGGTAGTACTTCTGAATTCGGCGGCGGACATGCTGAGAGTTGGCGATGAATTCGTCCACCCGGTTGGAGCTAACTTGATCCCACAGGCGCAAATAGTTCATCATCCAGGGGATCAACGACTTTTGCCAGGGTTGGAGTTCCTCCAAATCGAGATAGCGGTGGTAAAAGTCCCAGGCATAGCGGATGGGGCTGTGACAATAGCAGATATGTAGGGTGTCAGGTCCAGTGAGGAGCCCTTTGATCACGGAATGGCTGCCTGAGATGACGAGATCGTAGTCATCAAAGTTCAGGTGTTCGACCGCAGTGGGCATCAAGGGCAGGTAAAGCTGGTAGCGCGTTTTGGCTCCAGGCAGGTTTTGAATAAACGAAGTGCGGATATCCCAGTCCCGAAAATAGCTGGGCATCTTATCCGGGTTATAGACAGTTGTGTAGACCGGAGCAGCGGGGAAATGGCGTTTAAGGGCAGAGAGGAACTTTTCTGCGCCGCCGCCGCCGCCTGCTGTCGCCAACTGGTCGTGGGCAATAGCCACGCGTAGAGCACCCAATTCGAGGGGAATCACTGGAGGGCTCCGTAAAGTGAAGTGAATTGTCCGGCCATGGTCTGGAGTGTAAAATACTTCTCAACCCGCTGACGACCAGATCTTCCTGCTTTTTGGGTGAAATCAGGGTTTTGTTTGAAGCGGCAAAGGGCTTTTGCTAAAGCATCAGCATCTGCGACCGGCACCAAAAGTCCTGTTTCCCCAGCGCAGACAATCTCTGGAACTCCCCCCCCTTGAGTTGCAACAATAGGTTTCCCAAAAGCCATAGCTTCAATCAAAACCCGGCCAAAGGGTTCGTGTTCTGAAGGCAAGGCCAACAGATCAAAGGCTTGCATAAAATCTGCCACATCGGTCTGCGCCCCTGTGAAGGTGACCCGGTCCGCCACGCCCAACCGACGAGCTTGCTCCTCTAAGCGCTGCTGCTCCCCCCGAAACTGGAGGATCTCGCCGCCTACGCATAAATAGTAAAGCTCCGGGTGTCCACCCCGGAGGGCTTGGGCAGCAGCCAGCAGGTGGCGGTGACCCTTCCAAGGAATCAGATGACCAACCATCCCCACCAGGAAAGCCTCTGGGGGGATCCCGAAGGCGCGGCGGACCTCCAAACCCGTCACCCGAGCGTGCAGTGCTTGGACATCGACGCCGTTGGGGATCACTTGGGCCTGAACTTGTAGGGCTGGAGGGAGGTCTTGACGCACCGCCTCGGAGATACAGACGATGCGGGGACGGACCAGACGGGCACATAGCTCCAGGAGGGTGCGGTTATCGCCCCGTTGCGTGATGAGGTCTTGCAGGTGCCACACAAGGGGGGTACGGCTCCCGAGGACAGCCAGACTGCCCAAGACATGAGCTTTGAGGGTATTGGTCTGGAGCAGATCAGTCCGGTGCTGGGCAAAGATACGGCGTAGCTGGGCTTGGACCCGGAGCAATTCCGGGACTTGAGCTAAGGCCGAGCGCAAGGGGGCACGCTGGATCTGTTCGCGGGCCAAAAAGCGGGCACGCTCGGCCATCGTGAAGAGACTGACGGGGATATCGATGGCTTTGAAGTAGTCTACCAGGGGACCGCCGGGGGTCGTGGCAAGGCGTGCCCGAATCCGGGTACGGTCCAGCCGGGAGACCAGATCGAACAGATTATGCTCCGCCCCGCCCATTTCGCTGGTGTGGTCAAGGTAGAGAACGCGCAAAGTCATTACAGTCTGTGGGGGTAAGGGAGCATGTGTTATTCACTGAGAGAAATTGCGCTCAAACTAACGCTTGGCTGATTTTTCGGGCGATTTTACTGCCGGAAATCCAGCCCGTGTCATCAAACAAATGTCTTAGCTCGTCAGGACTTCAGGCTGCGACCATAATTTTTTCATAGACTTGCAGCGTTTTCTCGGCGTGTTTTTGCCAGGTAAACTGCTTCACCCAACGCAGACCGTTTTCAGACCAGCCTGAGGCGTCCTCAGGATCGGATAGAAGTCGTACAATCGGTTCTACAAAAGACTCGATAGCGGCGGGGTCAGCGAGGAATCCAGCGCCCTGAACAACCTCCGGCAAGGAAGAGCAGTTGCTTGCGACCACAGGGGTGCCGCAGGCCATGGCCTCTAGGACCGGGAAACCAAAGCCTTCCAGCCAAGAGGGGAAGACGCAGACATCGGCAAAGTTGTAGAGCGCGACTAGATCATAGAGCGGGACATGCGCTAGATGGGTCAGGTGCTCCGCCAGCCCGAGGTGCGCTATAAGCCCTTGTTGGGCAGGCGTGAAGACCCCGCCGACTTTGAGCAAACGAACGGGCACATGCGCCCGGACGTGCGCTGTAATCTGGAGCAGCGCCTCAATATTCTTGCGCTCAAAGCAATCCCCCACATGGATCAAAGTCGGTCCTGACGGGATTTTGTAGCGGTGGGCAACCTCTGCAATTTCAGTCGGGGACAGGACGCGAAAACTAGCACTGAGGCCAGGAGGGATCACAATGACCGTAGCTCCAGCCGCCAGTCCTGATTTCTCTAGCGCCACTTTGGTGAATTCAGAGTCGCAAATCACCCATTGAGCCCGGTCCAACCCGCTGAGAATATGGTCACAACTAAGATGGAATAAAGGGTTACGGCTTTTTTGACGCCGATATAAAATATTCAGATCGTGGCACGTTACCACGGTCCTGTCCTGGGGTAAGTGGTGCAGCAGATGGGCATAGGAATGGTCAATAACGTGATGGAGGTCCGCGCTTGTGCGCAAGGGATAGAGAAAATGGCGGTTGAGGAGGAGGTCTGTTTTTGCCACGATATCCCAGGCGGGCAGGACACGGCCCAACAGCGGGGTAAGAGACGGTATCAGGCATTCCACCCCAGACCCGAGGGCTTCGCTCAGGGCAGCTTTGAGGTACGTGGCACACACTTCCATACTGCGGCGTTGTTCTTCCAGCAGGTCACCATAGAGTTGTATTTTCATGGGTCAGCATCTGACTGCGGCTGATCTTGTAGGCTAGCCGCAGTCCCCAGCATCATGCCCGGTAGCAGCCAGAAGAGCAGGTTCTGTGGGAATACAATAAAGCTTCCAAAAGGCCAATAAACTGTCATGAGGGACATCAAGATAAATCCACTTAGCATATAGGTACGCAATTCTTGATTGTCCACTTTTTTGAGGGCTCGCCAGCCACTTACCAGGAAGGTCAAATGCATAAAAAGCCAGAGCAAGGTGCCCGGTATACCCAGAGCTAGCAAGCTCAAGTTGAGGTTGTTTTCGGAATTTTCCGGCTGCGGTCTGACGTAGGTGCCTGCTATCTGTGCAGCGAGTGCCGCTCCTACACCAAGGTTATCCAGCCCTGCACCCAAGGGATAGCGCTGCGCGAGGTCTATAGGAAAGATCGTAACTTGAGCCAGTCTATTTTCTGAATTAAAGGTTTCTACCAAGTTCTCTGGAGATTTGATGGAATCGTAGCGAAAGCCCAGGGAGGGCGCAACGACAGAAACCAATTGAAAAGCGACAACAAATAAAACCGATAAAATTCCAATATTCAGGATTATTCGAACCTTAGAGACATTGGGAGCCAGTAGAACTAGCGTAACAGCCAGGGTCAAAAGACCAATAATAAGGGCACTGCGCGAGCCCGAAGCATAGATTCCAAGCGCTGCCCCAATCGCAAGAATATATAAGAAAACTCCATAAAAGCTGTTGGGAAGCTTAGCAAGTGTTGTCTCTTGTTGCTTTCTTCTATTGAGCAGCGCTAATATCATGGGGATCGCTGCCACCCCAACGGCCCCAGAGAAACCCCCATCCGACCCTAAAGCTAAGGGCCGAAAAGTCTCTTCTCCACTCTCAGTAGTTACGGTCTCTCTGATTTTATAAATTTGCCTGTAATAACCAGGACCCCAACTGGCTACAGCTCTAGGTCCAATGTAAGATTGATAAACAGCTACCCCGCCATTGAGAGCAGCAACAATAGCAATCGTGATCAGCAAGGCTCTCCAAACTTTCACCGAGCGCAAAAAGTAGTAGCCGATAAAGTACAAGGGGATCATCTCCCAAAACAACCGGGCGTTAATAAAGCTCGCCAAGGGGCTATTGGCAGCGGGATTAAAAAATTGAATAAACAAGTTCAGCCCAAAAAGTATAAAGATTCCAAGAAGTGGCGGTTTAATACTAGTACGACGCTCCCCACGACCCGCAATCAAACCAAGCAATAAAGCCAAGATCAAGGCGTATAGAAGTAAATCACGACCTAGATAAGCAAAAATAGATTCGTTTCTAGAATCGCCTAAATATTTTAAAGGGCCTTCAAAAAGCCCAGCAAAAACAATTGAAGCCAAGACCGCAAAAGGGGCATTTTTTGAGAAGAAGACATAGCCGACCCCGATAATTACGATAGCAAAACCCAGATAAC encodes:
- a CDS encoding GumC family protein; translated protein: MSELQAQNSEASQDLSFYLGIFKNRWWIILLTGLLCGSLMYLLSVSQTPVYESQIRLIKDVNVAVADSTRGGVANGISSALDPALTGEEIIKSRAVIQKALESQPLFSGEDPRAFQYSITAVTDKINPILTVVYRDSSPERVQIFLNALGKAYIQNDLESRRAAARQAIEYLEATLPQARKSLQVAQQKYQDFLTRNGEIAPSQLQGSLSTNTLQIDRDLQAQDLALKGLLGTRQRIYQRMGGVSEDQALASSALSQDPYYQKLLSTLQEKYRQLAQYQISYKESYPPLQGVRKEIATIEALIAKQTAMLLSDSLFRRAKPPQGTSDAKPLVDSTVLGAESGETVAEGSVESPQLTLANPIRDTLTTQLVQVQTQIASTEASIRALQQAKGSVRGRLDGLTAKVVEQTNLTNQVENSLRSLNDLVQKVDNFRLAAVQQVTPWSVLEPSELPGYPIAPKPTNSGLFGLAGGLVLGFLLAYYLELTNNRLRRKEDFARILGIPFLGYVPYSPSVRGFFALDGADPSSDEQAPRPNFFRTLVQNVQRWRRRGRSQRQSAYGRYRGAYENSRFKESFRQIATRLLFSKPEEELRTILITSCIPSEGKSTCSLYIANALVELGKRVLLIDCDLRRPSLHALLGIPNREGLSVVLTSSSVLPIQVVQRDIGRLDFGIITSGPVVPNPAALLSSQRFASLMTVLKEDYDIILIDTPPSMAFADSQIIAAHTDAILFVCSRGVLKPQYLADAKNGFTPNDKKLVGFVINSTTEDALDEPYYKQNYYDYYTYRAGRETESRGSVPEQN
- a CDS encoding polysaccharide biosynthesis/export family protein, giving the protein MKNTWFVVILLLQLFGGVPLLAQQSFDLGVARSTYRVGPGDGLRIGIFYAPVYDDSLKIAGDYAILPDGTLSLPLVGTLPVEGLEVSEVTALLNERYSTYFKNATVSVNLSSLRPVHVVLTGEVNRPGPYELKPGATMTTLLQAAAGVTEEADVRSVLLTQEVTGTRKLNLFDLIADQSSQQRDILLADGDRIVIPKAPPGSDLDAQLLTSSSLGSGKIRVRILGDINAYVALDTSASFVPIALTQAGLSAAVQKEYDVLLARRSKEGKVTRTAIDLGTGGFGASDNLRSGDVLLVTKRPEGFFDSIYRGLTTAVSPLRDLLFTLILFRQL
- a CDS encoding acyltransferase family protein produces the protein MKGARSQTRLEWLDGLRFLCALEIVLFHWLRACLKAGLFSNSGAPPGFRSLVWAYRNSNTAWDTARYLLLDSHSGLAALLTNTVGLLGGFGWEAVEVFILISGFSLSLSLGNWPQESGYWLKWYQRRLKRVLLPFYWVAGAFLIPFLSLRYGLSQFEVPPFDRIQAQVQALVSTDSVNLLVSHSLLINPWAQQGRASFFAPAWWFVPAIVGAYLAFPWMFWVLKHKGAAVLLGATFLVSMIAYQLLQAGWLIENAWYDILLIEPCLFALGMVLGQKFRAAQQQWTQALLTPWALLVALLLVLLGNLLNWFTPTYPLSSLVFTPGLTILGFRLAHLLQRLALFRHLSTVDSYHLYLIHQPFAYPVALGLGYLLGRYTTFFGALGFGILTVWLTYLFSLAYHWGEKTWFPGN
- a CDS encoding glycosyltransferase; the encoded protein is MIPLELGALRVAIAHDQLATAGGGGGAEKFLSALKRHFPAAPVYTTVYNPDKMPSYFRDWDIRTSFIQNLPGAKTRYQLYLPLMPTAVEHLNFDDYDLVISGSHSVIKGLLTGPDTLHICYCHSPIRYAWDFYHRYLDLEELQPWQKSLIPWMMNYLRLWDQVSSNRVDEFIANSQHVRRRIQKYYRREATVIYPPVEVHRFTPNDTWEDFYLMVGRLVGYKRHDLAIQAFNRNGRPLIIIGDGPERTRLEQRAKSNIKFLGRQSDEVVTSHLQRCRGFIFPGEEDFGIAPVEAMACGRPVVAYARGGALETVIEGVTGVFFGEATAEALNTALFRLEQGSWHSEKIALHTMQFSEERFIQKMTNFIEAKLDQHRHGRSNNPLLELLK
- a CDS encoding glycosyltransferase, with translation MTLRVLYLDHTSEMGGAEHNLFDLVSRLDRTRIRARLATTPGGPLVDYFKAIDIPVSLFTMAERARFLAREQIQRAPLRSALAQVPELLRVQAQLRRIFAQHRTDLLQTNTLKAHVLGSLAVLGSRTPLVWHLQDLITQRGDNRTLLELCARLVRPRIVCISEAVRQDLPPALQVQAQVIPNGVDVQALHARVTGLEVRRAFGIPPEAFLVGMVGHLIPWKGHRHLLAAAQALRGGHPELYYLCVGGEILQFRGEQQRLEEQARRLGVADRVTFTGAQTDVADFMQAFDLLALPSEHEPFGRVLIEAMAFGKPIVATQGGGVPEIVCAGETGLLVPVADADALAKALCRFKQNPDFTQKAGRSGRQRVEKYFTLQTMAGQFTSLYGALQ
- a CDS encoding glycosyltransferase family 4 protein, whose product is MKIQLYGDLLEEQRRSMEVCATYLKAALSEALGSGVECLIPSLTPLLGRVLPAWDIVAKTDLLLNRHFLYPLRTSADLHHVIDHSYAHLLHHLPQDRTVVTCHDLNILYRRQKSRNPLFHLSCDHILSGLDRAQWVICDSEFTKVALEKSGLAAGATVIVIPPGLSASFRVLSPTEIAEVAHRYKIPSGPTLIHVGDCFERKNIEALLQITAHVRAHVPVRLLKVGGVFTPAQQGLIAHLGLAEHLTHLAHVPLYDLVALYNFADVCVFPSWLEGFGFPVLEAMACGTPVVASNCSSLPEVVQGAGFLADPAAIESFVEPIVRLLSDPEDASGWSENGLRWVKQFTWQKHAEKTLQVYEKIMVAA
- a CDS encoding O-antigen ligase family protein produces the protein MKIAAQPNVFRFTPLILGAILALLLIFLALPSETFSVWRYLGFAIVIIGVGYVFFSKNAPFAVLASIVFAGLFEGPLKYLGDSRNESIFAYLGRDLLLYALILALLLGLIAGRGERRTSIKPPLLGIFILFGLNLFIQFFNPAANSPLASFINARLFWEMIPLYFIGYYFLRSVKVWRALLITIAIVAALNGGVAVYQSYIGPRAVASWGPGYYRQIYKIRETVTTESGEETFRPLALGSDGGFSGAVGVAAIPMILALLNRRKQQETTLAKLPNSFYGVFLYILAIGAALGIYASGSRSALIIGLLTLAVTLVLLAPNVSKVRIILNIGILSVLFVVAFQLVSVVAPSLGFRYDSIKSPENLVETFNSENRLAQVTIFPIDLAQRYPLGAGLDNLGVGAALAAQIAGTYVRPQPENSENNLNLSLLALGIPGTLLWLFMHLTFLVSGWRALKKVDNQELRTYMLSGFILMSLMTVYWPFGSFIVFPQNLLFWLLPGMMLGTAASLQDQPQSDADP